One segment of Coffea arabica cultivar ET-39 chromosome 7c, Coffea Arabica ET-39 HiFi, whole genome shotgun sequence DNA contains the following:
- the LOC113699672 gene encoding probable phospholipid-transporting ATPase 8 isoform X1 has translation MAFGTGGRRRGKKSKVHFTKLCNFACCRSSLNDEHSQIGQSGFSRNVHCNDPDNLEQLQLRYRDNYVSTTKYTALNFIPKSLFEQFRRVANIYFLVVACVSFSPLAPFGATSILFPLLVVIGATMAKEGVEDWRRRKQDIEANNRKVQVYGRNQTFEETRWKNLRVGDLVKVYKDEYFPADLFLVSSSYEDGICYVETSNLDGETNLKVKHALDVTASIHDESSFQNFKAVIKCEDPNDDLYAFVGTLCHGRQYPLSVQQILLRDSKLQNTDYIYGVVIFTGHDTKVMQNTTDPPSKRSKIERKMDKIIYILFSTLIMMSSVGSVFFGIETKNDIHDGKLTRWYLGPGNATVFYDPRRASLAAFFHFLTDLMLYQYLIPISLYVSIEVVKVLQTIFINQDQDMYFEETDKPARARTSNLNEELGQVDTILSDKTGTLTCNSMEFVKCSIAGIAYGRGLTEVERALAKKKGGGPPEVGDTSFDAEGSNAELVDTGRSIKGFNFQDERIMNGQWVKQTHSNVIQKFFRVLALCHTAIPDVNQDTGEISYEAESPDEAAFVIAARELGFEFYERTQTSISLHELDRESGKSVDRSYKLLHVLEFSSARKRMSVIVRNPENQLLLLCKGADSVMYERLSKEAQSFKDATLTHVKMYAEAGLRTLIIAYRELSEEEFMSWEEEFLKAQTSVTADRDALVDAVADKIERDLILLGATAVEDKLQKGVPECIEKLANAGIRIWVLTGDKMETAINIGYACSLLRQGMKQIVITLDSPAVNDLENKGNKEAIAKASISSITKQIKEGLSELSSAKESSVSFALIIDGKSLAFALDENLENSFLELAMKCASVICCRSTPKQKALVTRLVKKGKNRTTLAIGDGANDVGMLQEADIGVGISGVEGMQAVMSSDFAIAQFRFLERLLLVHGHWCYRRISMMICYFFYKNITFGFTLFWFEAYASFSGKPAYNDWYMSLYNVFFTSLPVIALGVFDQDVSARFCLKYPLLYQEGVQNILFSWQHILGWMFNGFMCSMIIFFLATNCIKEQSFRKDGKVVDYEILGVLMYTSVVWTVNCQMALSINYFTWIQHFFIWGSITLWYLFLVIYGTISPILSTTAYRVLVETCAPSPFYWMASLLIVVSALLPYFSYKAIQIRFHPMFHEIIQRRRLEGLET, from the exons atggcttttgggACAGGGGGGAGGAGGAGGGGGAAGAAGAGTAAAGTACATTTCACCAAGCTTTGCAACTTCGCATGCTGTCGGTCTTCGTTGAATGATGAGCATAGTCAAATTGGGCAGAGCGGTTTCTCAAGAAATGTGCACTGTAATGATCCAGACAACCTTGAACAGCTTCAGCTGAGGTACAGGGATAATTATGTTTCGACCACCAAGTACACAGCTCTGAATTTCATACCCAAGTCATTGTTTGAGCAATTTAGGAGAGTGGCCAATATATACTTTCTTGTAGTGGCTTGTGTTTCTTTTAGTCCCTTGGCCCCATTTGGTGCTACTAgtattctttttcctcttttggtGGTGATTGGAGCAACCATGGCGAAGGAGGGTGTGGAAGATTGGAGGCGTAGGAAACAG GATATTGAGGCAAATAATAGGAAGGTTCAAGTGTATGGTAGAAACCAAACTTTTGAAGAAACCAGGTGGAAGAATTTACGAGTTGGTGATCTTGTTAAGGTCTACAAGGATGAATATTTTCCTGCTGATCTTTTTCTTGTCTCATCAAGCTATGAAGATGGGATTTGTTATGTTGAGACATCAAATCTTGATGGAGAAACCAATCTGAAGGTGAAGCATGCCTTAGATGTCACAGCCTCCATCCACGATGAGAGTTCATTTCAGAATTTCAAAGCAGTGATCAAGTGTGAAGACCCAAATGATGATCTTTATGCATTTGTTGGAACTTTGTGCCATGGTCGCCAATATCCTCTTTCTGTGCAACAAATTCTTTTGAGAGATTCTAAACTCCAAAATACTGATTATATCTATGGTGTGGTGATTTTTACGGGTCATGACACAAAAGTTATGCAAAATACTACAGACCCTCCTTCCAAGAGGAGTAAGATTGAGAGGAAAATGGACAAGATAATCTACATCCTTTTCAGTACCTTGATTATGATGTCTTCTGTTGGTTCTGTATTTTTTGGGATTGAGACCAAAAATGATATCCATGATGGGAAATTAACAAGGTGGTATCTGGGACCAGGCAATGCAACTGTGTTTTATGATCCCAGAAGAGcttcacttgctgcattttttcatttcttgacagaTCTTATGCTGTATCAATATTTGATCCCAATATCGTTGTATGTGTCTATTGAAGTTGTAAAAGTTCTGCAGACCATATTTATTAATCAAGATCAGGATATGTATTTTGAGGAAACAGATAAGCCAGCTCGTGCACGGACATCTAATTTGAATGAGGAACTTGGTCAAGTTGATACCATCCTTTCTGACAAAACAGGTACTTTGACATGTAACTCCATGGAGTTTGTTAAGTGTTCTATAGCAGGCATTGCCTATGGTCGTGGCTTGACGGAAGTAGAGAGGGCTTTAGCAAAGAAAAAAGGGGGAGGGCCTCCTGAAGTTGGTGATACTTCCTTCGATGCAGAAGGGTCTAATGCTGAGCTTGTGGACACAGGCAGATCAATTAAAGGCTTTAACTTCCAAGATGAACGGATTATGAATGGTCAATGGGTTAAGCAAACTCATTCCAATGTTATACAGAAATTCTTCAGAGTCCTAGCTCTCTGTCACACTGCCATTCCTGATGTCAATCAGGATACAGGTGAAATTTCTTATGAAGCTGAATCCCCAGATGAAGCCGCTTTTGTAATTGCTGCTAGAGAACTTGGTTTTGAATTCTATGAAAGAACTCAAACAAGTATCTCACTGCATGAACTGGACCGTGAAAGTGGGAAATCAGTTGACAG ATCCTACAAGCTTCTTCATGTCTTAGAGTTCAGTAGTGCCAGGAAAAGAATGTCAGTTATTGTGAGAAATCCTGAGAACCAGCTGTTGCTCCTTTGCAAGGGCGCTGACAG TGTGATGTATGAAAGGCTCTCTAAAGAAGCTCAGTCTTTTAAAGATGCCACATTAACTCATGTAAAAATGTATGCTGAGGCTGGTTTGAGGACTTTAATAATTGCATATCGTGAGCTTAGTGAAGAAGAGTTCATGTCATGGGAAGAGGAGTTTCTGAAGGCACAGACTTCAGTGACTGCAGACCGTGATGCATTGGTGGATGCTGTTGCtgataaaattgaaagagaCTTAATTCTCCTTGGTGCCACAGCTGTTGAGGACAAACTTCAAAAAGGG GTTCCTGAATGCATTGAGAAACTTGCAAATGCTGGCATAAGGATTTGGGTCTTAACTGGTGATAAGATGGAGACAGCAATCAATATTGG GTATGCATGTAGCTTATTGAGGCAGGGCATGAAACAGATTGTGATTACGCTAGATTCTCCTGCTGTAAATGATTTGGAAAACAAGGGCAACAAAGAAGCTATTGCAAAG GCTTCAATTTCAAGCATAACTAAGCAAATAAAAGAAGGATTGTCAGAACTCAGCTCAGCTAAAGAAAGTTCTGTTTCATTTGCTTTGATAATCGATGGAAAGTCACTTGCCTTTGCCCTTGATGAGAATCTGGAGAACTCATTTTTAGAGCTTGCAATGAAGTGTGCATCTGTCATATGCTGTCGCTCCACCCCGAAGCAAAAGGCTCTT GTAACAAGGTTGgtcaaaaaggggaaaaatagaACGACATTAGCAATTGGAGATGGTGCAAATGATGTAGGCATGCTTCAAGAAGCTGATATTGGTGTTGGTATTAGCGGGGTTGAAGGCATGCAG GCTGTGATGTCAAGCGATTTTGCAATTGCTCAATTTCGCTTTCTTGAGCGGCTATTGCTGGTTCATGGCCACTGGTGCTACAGGAGGATATCAATGATG ATATGCTATTTCTTCTACAAGAACATCACATTTGGTTTCACCTTATTTTGGTTTGAGGCATATGCTTCTTTCTCTGGAAAACCTGCATACAACGACTGGTATATGTCATTGTATAACGTATTCTTCACTTCACTTCCTGTCATAGCTCTGGGAGTCTTTGATCAAGATGTCTCAGCACGGTTTTGTCTCAAG TATCCTTTGCTATACCAAGAAGGAGTGCAGAATATTCTCTTTAGTTGGCAACACATCCTTGGCTGGATGTTCAACGGGTTTATGTGCTCAATGATCATCTTCTTTCTTGCAACAAATTGTATCAAGGAGCAGTCTTTCCGCAAGGATGGTAAAGTGGTTGATTACGAAATCCTGGGAGTGCTAATGTACACTAGTGTCGTTTGGACTGTTAATTGCCAAATGGCGTTATCTATCAATTACTTCACTTGGATCCAACATTTCTTCATCTGGGGCAGTATTACTCTATGGTACTTGTTCTTGGTAATCTATGGTACTATATCTCCAATACTATCCACGACTGCTTACCGGGTTTTAGTGGAAACCTGTGCTCCGAGCCCATTCTACTGGATGGCAAGCCTGCTTATTGTGGTATCTGCTCTCTTACCATATTTTTCATACAAAGCTATCCAGATTAGATTTCATCCCATGTTCCATGAAATTATTCAAAGAAGACGACTGGAAGGATTAGAAACATAA
- the LOC113699672 gene encoding probable phospholipid-transporting ATPase 8 isoform X2, with translation MAFGTGGRRRGKKSKVHFTKLCNFACCRSSLNDEHSQIGQSGFSRNVHCNDPDNLEQLQLRYRDNYVSTTKYTALNFIPKSLFEQFRRVANIYFLVVACVSFSPLAPFGATSILFPLLVVIGATMAKEGVEDWRRRKQDIEANNRKVQVYGRNQTFEETRWKNLRVGDLVKVYKDEYFPADLFLVSSSYEDGICYVETSNLDGETNLKVKHALDVTASIHDESSFQNFKAVIKCEDPNDDLYAFVGTLCHGRQYPLSVQQILLRDSKLQNTDYIYGVVIFTGHDTKVMQNTTDPPSKRSKIERKMDKIIYILFSTLIMMSSVGSVFFGIETKNDIHDGKLTRWYLGPGNATVFYDPRRASLAAFFHFLTDLMLYQYLIPISLYVSIEVVKVLQTIFINQDQDMYFEETDKPARARTSNLNEELGQVDTILSDKTGTLTCNSMEFVKCSIAGIAYGRGLTEVERALAKKKGGGPPEVGDTSFDAEGSNAELVDTGRSIKGFNFQDERIMNGQWVKQTHSNVIQKFFRVLALCHTAIPDVNQDTGEISYEAESPDEAAFVIAARELGFEFYERTQTSISLHELDRESGKSVDRSYKLLHVLEFSSARKRMSVIVRNPENQLLLLCKGADSEEEFMSWEEEFLKAQTSVTADRDALVDAVADKIERDLILLGATAVEDKLQKGVPECIEKLANAGIRIWVLTGDKMETAINIGYACSLLRQGMKQIVITLDSPAVNDLENKGNKEAIAKASISSITKQIKEGLSELSSAKESSVSFALIIDGKSLAFALDENLENSFLELAMKCASVICCRSTPKQKALVTRLVKKGKNRTTLAIGDGANDVGMLQEADIGVGISGVEGMQAVMSSDFAIAQFRFLERLLLVHGHWCYRRISMMICYFFYKNITFGFTLFWFEAYASFSGKPAYNDWYMSLYNVFFTSLPVIALGVFDQDVSARFCLKYPLLYQEGVQNILFSWQHILGWMFNGFMCSMIIFFLATNCIKEQSFRKDGKVVDYEILGVLMYTSVVWTVNCQMALSINYFTWIQHFFIWGSITLWYLFLVIYGTISPILSTTAYRVLVETCAPSPFYWMASLLIVVSALLPYFSYKAIQIRFHPMFHEIIQRRRLEGLET, from the exons atggcttttgggACAGGGGGGAGGAGGAGGGGGAAGAAGAGTAAAGTACATTTCACCAAGCTTTGCAACTTCGCATGCTGTCGGTCTTCGTTGAATGATGAGCATAGTCAAATTGGGCAGAGCGGTTTCTCAAGAAATGTGCACTGTAATGATCCAGACAACCTTGAACAGCTTCAGCTGAGGTACAGGGATAATTATGTTTCGACCACCAAGTACACAGCTCTGAATTTCATACCCAAGTCATTGTTTGAGCAATTTAGGAGAGTGGCCAATATATACTTTCTTGTAGTGGCTTGTGTTTCTTTTAGTCCCTTGGCCCCATTTGGTGCTACTAgtattctttttcctcttttggtGGTGATTGGAGCAACCATGGCGAAGGAGGGTGTGGAAGATTGGAGGCGTAGGAAACAG GATATTGAGGCAAATAATAGGAAGGTTCAAGTGTATGGTAGAAACCAAACTTTTGAAGAAACCAGGTGGAAGAATTTACGAGTTGGTGATCTTGTTAAGGTCTACAAGGATGAATATTTTCCTGCTGATCTTTTTCTTGTCTCATCAAGCTATGAAGATGGGATTTGTTATGTTGAGACATCAAATCTTGATGGAGAAACCAATCTGAAGGTGAAGCATGCCTTAGATGTCACAGCCTCCATCCACGATGAGAGTTCATTTCAGAATTTCAAAGCAGTGATCAAGTGTGAAGACCCAAATGATGATCTTTATGCATTTGTTGGAACTTTGTGCCATGGTCGCCAATATCCTCTTTCTGTGCAACAAATTCTTTTGAGAGATTCTAAACTCCAAAATACTGATTATATCTATGGTGTGGTGATTTTTACGGGTCATGACACAAAAGTTATGCAAAATACTACAGACCCTCCTTCCAAGAGGAGTAAGATTGAGAGGAAAATGGACAAGATAATCTACATCCTTTTCAGTACCTTGATTATGATGTCTTCTGTTGGTTCTGTATTTTTTGGGATTGAGACCAAAAATGATATCCATGATGGGAAATTAACAAGGTGGTATCTGGGACCAGGCAATGCAACTGTGTTTTATGATCCCAGAAGAGcttcacttgctgcattttttcatttcttgacagaTCTTATGCTGTATCAATATTTGATCCCAATATCGTTGTATGTGTCTATTGAAGTTGTAAAAGTTCTGCAGACCATATTTATTAATCAAGATCAGGATATGTATTTTGAGGAAACAGATAAGCCAGCTCGTGCACGGACATCTAATTTGAATGAGGAACTTGGTCAAGTTGATACCATCCTTTCTGACAAAACAGGTACTTTGACATGTAACTCCATGGAGTTTGTTAAGTGTTCTATAGCAGGCATTGCCTATGGTCGTGGCTTGACGGAAGTAGAGAGGGCTTTAGCAAAGAAAAAAGGGGGAGGGCCTCCTGAAGTTGGTGATACTTCCTTCGATGCAGAAGGGTCTAATGCTGAGCTTGTGGACACAGGCAGATCAATTAAAGGCTTTAACTTCCAAGATGAACGGATTATGAATGGTCAATGGGTTAAGCAAACTCATTCCAATGTTATACAGAAATTCTTCAGAGTCCTAGCTCTCTGTCACACTGCCATTCCTGATGTCAATCAGGATACAGGTGAAATTTCTTATGAAGCTGAATCCCCAGATGAAGCCGCTTTTGTAATTGCTGCTAGAGAACTTGGTTTTGAATTCTATGAAAGAACTCAAACAAGTATCTCACTGCATGAACTGGACCGTGAAAGTGGGAAATCAGTTGACAG ATCCTACAAGCTTCTTCATGTCTTAGAGTTCAGTAGTGCCAGGAAAAGAATGTCAGTTATTGTGAGAAATCCTGAGAACCAGCTGTTGCTCCTTTGCAAGGGCGCTGACAG TGAAGAAGAGTTCATGTCATGGGAAGAGGAGTTTCTGAAGGCACAGACTTCAGTGACTGCAGACCGTGATGCATTGGTGGATGCTGTTGCtgataaaattgaaagagaCTTAATTCTCCTTGGTGCCACAGCTGTTGAGGACAAACTTCAAAAAGGG GTTCCTGAATGCATTGAGAAACTTGCAAATGCTGGCATAAGGATTTGGGTCTTAACTGGTGATAAGATGGAGACAGCAATCAATATTGG GTATGCATGTAGCTTATTGAGGCAGGGCATGAAACAGATTGTGATTACGCTAGATTCTCCTGCTGTAAATGATTTGGAAAACAAGGGCAACAAAGAAGCTATTGCAAAG GCTTCAATTTCAAGCATAACTAAGCAAATAAAAGAAGGATTGTCAGAACTCAGCTCAGCTAAAGAAAGTTCTGTTTCATTTGCTTTGATAATCGATGGAAAGTCACTTGCCTTTGCCCTTGATGAGAATCTGGAGAACTCATTTTTAGAGCTTGCAATGAAGTGTGCATCTGTCATATGCTGTCGCTCCACCCCGAAGCAAAAGGCTCTT GTAACAAGGTTGgtcaaaaaggggaaaaatagaACGACATTAGCAATTGGAGATGGTGCAAATGATGTAGGCATGCTTCAAGAAGCTGATATTGGTGTTGGTATTAGCGGGGTTGAAGGCATGCAG GCTGTGATGTCAAGCGATTTTGCAATTGCTCAATTTCGCTTTCTTGAGCGGCTATTGCTGGTTCATGGCCACTGGTGCTACAGGAGGATATCAATGATG ATATGCTATTTCTTCTACAAGAACATCACATTTGGTTTCACCTTATTTTGGTTTGAGGCATATGCTTCTTTCTCTGGAAAACCTGCATACAACGACTGGTATATGTCATTGTATAACGTATTCTTCACTTCACTTCCTGTCATAGCTCTGGGAGTCTTTGATCAAGATGTCTCAGCACGGTTTTGTCTCAAG TATCCTTTGCTATACCAAGAAGGAGTGCAGAATATTCTCTTTAGTTGGCAACACATCCTTGGCTGGATGTTCAACGGGTTTATGTGCTCAATGATCATCTTCTTTCTTGCAACAAATTGTATCAAGGAGCAGTCTTTCCGCAAGGATGGTAAAGTGGTTGATTACGAAATCCTGGGAGTGCTAATGTACACTAGTGTCGTTTGGACTGTTAATTGCCAAATGGCGTTATCTATCAATTACTTCACTTGGATCCAACATTTCTTCATCTGGGGCAGTATTACTCTATGGTACTTGTTCTTGGTAATCTATGGTACTATATCTCCAATACTATCCACGACTGCTTACCGGGTTTTAGTGGAAACCTGTGCTCCGAGCCCATTCTACTGGATGGCAAGCCTGCTTATTGTGGTATCTGCTCTCTTACCATATTTTTCATACAAAGCTATCCAGATTAGATTTCATCCCATGTTCCATGAAATTATTCAAAGAAGACGACTGGAAGGATTAGAAACATAA